From Coffea arabica cultivar ET-39 chromosome 10e, Coffea Arabica ET-39 HiFi, whole genome shotgun sequence, one genomic window encodes:
- the LOC140015252 gene encoding uncharacterized protein has product MKKEAQAARPRSDPRRRESNQGEAGNSSGFQSPDLDRRSVFDRIAKGKQPVSEAELTPLNTSRSRVLSVMDQNGFGRAPPKMNGKKERRNPNLYCLYHRGVGYETEDCDDLKKEIERFIKQGYLKQFVRRDASCNRSESRRKSRGDQRRDDSRWSDGRRQLGCLTRKRSYRHANLDVTGPSSRLSEVITYGSSDPVQAASSNHEALVIEVLANNYIVKKVYVDPGNSVDIMYYRTFENLNLTREQLSPVRTPLVGFWGHVVHPEGMVTLTVTVGHQPRCRIIPVNFVVVRANSPYNLLMGRPTLNALRVVCLMYHLSFKFPTLAKMAEISSDVCAARECYLATLQAASSSTSEPRTEGRRSNILSIDCIDPHQSVKPQRLETGDEVEDVILTLTNPDQTVRICTNLSEPIKSGLIELLREYQDVFAWTAEQVVGVPPQLMLHELNVDPRARPVRQKRRHFGPERSKAVTEEVDKLMSARMIKKVQYPTWLSNPVMIKKDTGEWRICVDFTDLNKVCPKDCYPLLRIDTLVDSAMGYEILYFLDAFKEYHQIGMSEEDQEKITFFTDQGIGRNVETYVDDVLLKSKETSAFLSDVKEVLGVLQGTRMMLNPKKYVFGVTSGKFLGYLVSRRGIEANPDKVKAIQEMSSPRTSREVQSLTGRLAALNRFLLQFAAKALPFFKVLKKGDKFRWTTKCQQIFKELKEYLHHLPTFTSPRPGETLYLHLSAADETVSAVLIRDDGVQTVHVEVLSEPGYLKEKVYPVASENTWMSPFFSFLEREILPDDKAEVKKIQRKAARYALRGGNLYNCSYLGLWLRCIMVEEGENILRKIHEGLCRGACRPMNVGQEGVITWLFLANHSARCPGISPELPLMSAPRARTSSANQFHGPHHVAMAFRTVGDRYYWTQWVEAEALRSITGQAVQKFFWKHVVCRFGLPRIVISDNGKQFADNPFKTWCEELGFKQHFTWVGHPQANGQAGNFNRTLLHGLKTRTATQETPFSLTYGSEAVIPAEFLTSSPRITAFAAEANEEERKTDFDFSEKKRDVAAARIALYKNILASYYNFRVKSL; this is encoded by the exons ATGAAGAAAGAAGCCCAAGCAGCTCGGCCGAGATCTGACCCCAGGCGGAGGGAGTCAAATCAAGGTGAGGCCGGAAACAGCAGTGGTTTCCAGAGCCCCGACCTAGACCGCCGGAGCGTCTTCGACAGAATAGCCAAGGGAAAGCAGCCGGTATCGGAAGCCGAGTTAACTCCCTTGAACACCAGCCGATCCCGTGTGCTGTCTGTGATGGACCAAAACGGATTTGGGCGAGCTCCTCCAAAGATGAACGGAAAAAAGGAGAGGAGAAACCCTAACCTGTACTGTCTATACCACCGAGGTGTTGGGTATGAGACAGAGGACTGCGATGACCTCAAGAAGGAGATAGAGCGTTTCATTAAGCAGGGTTACCTAAAACAATTTGTCCGACGGGATGCGAGTTGCAATAGGAGCGAATCTCGTCGCAAAAGCCGCGGAGACCAACGCCGAGATGACAG CCGGTGGTCCGACGGGAGGAGACAGTTAGGCTGTCTAACCCGGAAGAGATCCTACAGACATGCTAACCTAGACGTAACTGGGCCGAGTTCTCGGCTGTCTGAAGTGATCACATATGGCTCAAGTGATCCCGTCCAGGCCGCATCCAGCAACCATGAGGCCTTGGTGATCGAGGTACTCGCCAACAATTACATCGTCAAGAAAGTGTACGTTGATCCAGGAAACTCAGTAGACATCATGTACTATCGAACATTCGAAAATCTAAATCTGACAAGAGAGCAGCTCAGCCCAGTCAGGACACCTCTTGTGGGTTTTTGGGGACACGTTGTCCACCCCGAGGGAATGGTCACGTTAACGGTGACCGTCGGCCATCAACCTCGGTGCCGAATCATCCCGGTTAATTTCGTGGTGGTCAGGGCCAATTCCCCATACAACCTGCTTATGGGTCGGCCCACCTTGAACGCTTTGCGAGTTGTGTGCTTAATGTACCACTTAAGTTTCAAGTTTCCAACTCTCGCGAAAATGGCTGAGATTAGCAGCGATGTTTGTGCCGCACGAGAGTGTTACCTCGCTACCTTGCAGGCTGCGTCTTCGTCGACGTCTGAGCCGAGGACCGAGGGCAGGAGGTCTAACATTCTGTCAATAGACTGCATCGATCCTCACCAATCCGTGAAGCCTCAAAGGCTGGAGACCGGAGACGAGGTCGAGGATGTTATATTGACTCTTACTAACCCCGATCAAACCGTCCGCATCTGCACAAACTTGTCCGAACCGATCAAAAGCGGGTTGatcgaactccttagggagtaCCAGGATGTCTTTGCCTGGACAGCCGAGCAAGTGGTCGGGGTTCCTCCCCAACTTATGCTGCACGAGCTGAACGTTGACCCTAGAGCCCGGCCAGTAAGACAGAAGAGGAGACACTTCGGCCCGGAACGCAGCAAAGCTGTAACGGAAGAGGTGGACAAGCTCATGTCAGCACGGATGATCAAGAAAGTTCAATATCCCACTTGGCTGTCCAATCCGGTAATGATCAAAAAAGACACCGGTGAATGGAGGATATGTGTGGATTTCACCGATCTGAATAAAGTTTGCCCGAAAGACTGTTACCCGTTGCTGAGAATAGACACACTAGTTGACTCGGCGATGGGATATGAGATTCTCTATTTCTTGGATGCCTTCAAAGAATATCACCAAATAGGCATGAGTGAAGAGGACCAAGAAAAAATAACTTTCTTCACAGATCAGGGG ATAGGTCGAAATGTCGAGACGTACGTCGACGACGTCCTCCTCAAGAGCAAGGAGACCTCGGCATTCCTGTCCGACGTGAAGGAGGTCCTCGGGGTCCTCCAAGGCACTCGGATGATGTTGAATCCCAAGAAGTACGTATTCGGTGTGACCTCGGGCAAATTCTTGGGGTACCTAGTGTCTCGGCGCGGTATAGAGGCAAACCCTGACAAAGTGAAGGCCATTCAAGAAATGTCTTCACCGCGGACCTCTCGCGAAGTGCAAAGTTTGACCGGACGCTTGGCCGCCCTGAATCGATTCCTGTTGCAGTTCGCGGCCAAGGCATTGCCCTTTTTCAAGGTACTCAAGAAAGGTGACAAGTTCAGGTGGACTACGAAATGCCAGCAGATTTTCAAAGAGCTGAAAGAATACCTTCATCACCTCCCCACGTTTACGTCACCTCGTCCTGGGGAGACCTTATACCTTCACCTCTCGGCCGCGGACGAGACTGTTAGCGCCGTTCTAATTCGGGACGATGGGGTTCAG ACGGTTCACGTGGAGGTTCTGTCTGAACCGGGGTACCTCAAGGAGAAGGTCTACCCAGTGGCCTCAGAAAATACCTGGATGAGCCCTTTCTTTAGCTTTTTGGAACGAGAAATTCTTCCAGACGACAAGGCTGAGGTGAAGAAGATTCAGCGCAAAGCGGCTAGATACGCACTTCGAGGTGGCAACCTGTACAACTGTTCTTATCTCGGCCTGTGGCTGAGGTGTATCATGGTCGAAGAGGGTGAAAACATCCTCCGGAAGATCCATGAAGGACTGTGCCGGGGCGCATGTCGGCCAATGAATGTTGGTCAAGAAGGCGTTATTACTTGGCTATTTTTGGCCAACCATTCGGCAAGATGCCCAGGCATTAGTCCTGAGCTGCCTCTCATGTCAGCACCACGCGCCCGAACATCATCAGCCAACCAATTTCATGGTCCCCATCACGTCGCCATGGCCTTTCGAACAGTAGGGGACAGATATTATTGGACCCAG TGGGTTGAAGCCGAGGCTTTAAGAAGCATCACGGGCCAAGCTGTCCAGAAGTTCTTCTGGAAGCACGTAGTCTGTCGCTTCGGGTTACCTCGAATCGTCATCTCCGATAATGGGAAGCAATTTGCAGATAATCCATTCAAAACGTGGTGCGAGGAACTTGGATTTAAACAGCACTTCACTTGGGTTGGACATCCTCAAGCCAATGGACAGGCCGGGAACTTCAACCGAACACTTTTACACGGTCTCAAGACAAG GACGGCCACTCAGGAGACCCCGTTCTCGTTAACCTATGGGTCCGAAGCAGTGATCCCTGCCGAATTCCTTACCTCAAGTCCTAGAATAACGGCTTTCGCCGCCGAGGCTAATGAAGAAGAACGAAAGACTGATTTCGACTTTTCTGAGAAAAAGAGAGATGTTGCGGCAGCCCGGATAGCCCTGTATAAGAATATCCTAGCTAGTTACTATAATTTCCGTGTGAAAAGTCTTTGA